Part of the Pelodiscus sinensis isolate JC-2024 chromosome 15, ASM4963464v1, whole genome shotgun sequence genome is shown below.
TGAAGCAACAAGAGATGCTGCAGAGTCTGGGCTTGAAGTGTATCAACCGCTGGGGACCCAGGACAGAAGTAGCAGGGGGGGCTGAGGTGTTATAGATGGGAATGTTGCAGCACAGTCATGCTGTGGTTAAAGCACAGAGCTGGGCACCAAGAAGTCCAGGTTCTTTGCCTCCAATGGCCACAGATATTTTATGCCCCTGGCAAGTCACCTCACCTCTTGTCTCACTCGCTGCACCCTGGATAATACCGCTTTTCTACTGGAGATTGCTTCACAGCAGCTTCGGGGGAAAGCAAAGCACCACAGCGATCTTTGAGAGCTCAGTTACTCAGCCCCAGTCTCCACACCAGCTACAGCAGAGTGAACCCAGAGCAAATCAGCAGCCATAgacagggcagggcccagcattGACATAACCAACAGATGGAGCAGTGGTCTCCTGTCATGATGTTCAGCAAGCCGAGGCCTATAGGGCAGAGGTGTAAGGCAGCTCTGAAGTGGAACCACAGCCCACGCACTTGCACAATGGGGGACTTCCATCCTAATCCTGGAGTTTGTGTTCAGAGGGGGTTGGGTCTGTGCCAGGGGGcagttaaattaatggagattgcctatctcatagagcttgaagggtcatcaagtccagtcctctgccttcacagcaggaccaagtaccatccctgacaaatttttgccccaaatccctaatggcctctgcaaggattgaactcacaaccctgggtttagcaggtcaatgctcaaagcactgagctatcccttcccaaCAGCATGATGGGACCCTTGAAGGTGTACAGAATTCAGGGTGGAGAAGGTTGATCCAATCAAGTTATGTTTGCCTTTGATTCTGCCAAACACTGGTTATTTCTGACATGCTCCAAAAAGCTGTAATGGTGAATGGAAGAGGCCACAATGACACTTGCAACCCAACTGGGCAGCCCAGGACTTGCCACCCAAGTGGGTAGCTGGTCCTCCACCTGCACAGCCCTCAGGTGTGGGGCTCCAAGCCTACCCGCATAGCCTGTCACCACTTGCATGAGGCCATGGCAAGAGCTGGGGGGATGCTTGGGGCTGCAGCACAAGCAGAGGACAGTATACTGCACTCTCGGCTATCCAATTgccacctgccctctcctgcagccTTACAGTCTCTTTGGCTTTGCCCAGCCTGTTAGATGCTCAAAGAGCTCCTGAAACACCCCTCTAGCTGCCACTGAGCAGTAGATTGCACCCCAGGTCCTAGTCACAGGACTGCCCACAGTGAGTTGTGCACTTGTGACTGCACCTCATGGGGCCAGGTTCTCCTCATACACCAGAGTCAGCCAGGAGAGAATCTTCATGGAAGCCAAGGGCATTACACCCTTGGTGTAAGGAAAAGGAGACTCTGGCCCTCTGTGTCAACTCACCCTGAAAAAAGCACCACGTGGACAAAATGGAGCAGCCCTTCCCCCATTCCCTGCTAGGTGACTGTGTGCCTATCACCCTGCAGCTGCTCTATGTGCCAGCTCACTGAACAGTGAGTCCAGGGCAAGACTTACTCAGTGCCCCGTGACTGGCCCAGGCTATCTGACAGATACTTCCATCCCAGCCACACAACAGCTAAGTCCCCGCAGAACAATAAAACTGCAAATTTCTATGGGGAGGCTTGTAGACACAGGAGACAGAACTCAGGTGAACTGGACATAGACTttagagccccctgccacaagagATCCCAAGCTCACTATTTTGAGAACTAAACTCAAAATTCCAACTTAGCTTTCCCTCAATGTGTTCTTCATATGCAACATACACACTCTCTGTGGCTTACCTTCCTTCCCCGGCAGAACCCCAAGCCAGTCCAGCTTCTGCTTCTACACTCTGGGAATGATTGTTATAACATTTTTgttatttccagtttgaaataGTTGGGAAGTGCTGAGAAATGGATGGAGGAGATGCAGCAAAACTAATTGACTTGTCCCTGATCACACCAAGTCGAAGAGAACCCCAGAGTCctgcctctcacccccccccttcccatatTTAATTATTTCATGGCAATGCCTCTTATAACATAAGTATCGATATAGAAGCAAATGTGCCAAAGTCTTGTGTGGACAGGAGAGAAGATAATACAAATAAGCCAGATTTGGAGAAACAGGAATCCCAAGATTATAGGCTCCCTTGCCCATTCCAATCCCTTGCTTGTGTTTTTCTGAGAAAACACAGGGACTAGCTATTCCAGTGAAAGAAAAAGCCCCCCCGCCCACAGCCTTTCTCCCTAATCATAATTCCAGACCTAGCTCTCCAGCCTGGTTTGAGCCGGCTCAGAAACATCTGACTCAATGAACTTTTGTCTGAGCAATGTCCCCACCCCAATGTGTGCGTCACTCTCCTTTTGGCACAGGAGTGCCTGAAATAGGCTCTTTTCCTTTTGCAAAGAGCCTGAAAAATTCCCCCTCCCTGACCTCGTCCCTTTTGGTATTGTTACTGCTGGTTTCCCTTTAGCTGGAATCTGGCTGCTGAGCACGGAGGGGAATGAATGACATCAGAGGcgagggaggtgtggggggtgccCCATTCCCTAATTGGCTACCAAGCAAAAACCATAGCCCTATAAAACTTGCCAAGGGACTGGCATCCTCCAATGAGGCAGTGGCTCCACACATTACCCTCACTGCAGAGAAGGGACCACAGACCTGCCACCTTACTCACTCCTGcacagaacagcagcagcaagcaTACAAACCATCAGGACATACATTAGCTAAAGACCCTGCAGCAACCTGGTAAGTACATTCTTCCTTTCCCAGCACATCATGAGatgattatttaaataaatagcaaGGTTTGGACAAAGCCAAGGGCTGGCAGTGTTCTAATtccagctctgacactgactcTTTCAAGGGCCATGGGCAAATGACTTTAAACActccctgcctcggtttccccattgaCACCTTGATGATATCAACATTAACCTGGCTCGAAGGGAGATGAACTGAAGCGCTCCTGCTTTTCAATTCTGCTCTCATCGCCTTAGCAGCTGAggactttttaaaatgattgcCCTTCATCTTCAGACCTGGCCCCTGGTTTTTGATTGTGTTGGTTTCTCTGGGGCCTGGCCTAAGATGAGTAAGAATAAAACCTCAAGGGTTTTATCCAGTGTAAGATCAGGTTCCTGTGACATGCTAGGAGCTGCTCAAACCTATGTGGAGTCAGGCATCTCCATGATGCATCTCCATGGTTTTAGCAGTAATAAATAGGGTTAAGGAGGCTGTTTTGCTGTCTCTCCTCCTCTCACACATGCTGCCCCATGCTCTCTTTCCCCGCTAGATCTCTGAAGACCCTGCCATCTAATCCTACCCATCCCTTCCATCTTTAACCCCACGGTTCCCTGCATCTCTGCCATTGCCTGGCTAACCAAGCAGGATTCACTTTAGGGCCAACAGTTAGCTAGAAGGCCAGAATGGATGCTGTGGGGCTAAGGTGtagccttctcctctcctccctccccacccaaaagAGGATGAGCCCTCTGTCACCAGCCACAGGGATGATCTGTTTGTGTATTTCCCATGGCAATTGACCCTCCAGGGGACCAGCTGTAAATGGGCTCTGAGTGAGGGCCTAGCGCTAGAAAGAAAGGTTTACAGAGCTGCTGCAGAAAGGATCTCTTTCAGCTCAGAGACGGTGTCCCTCCAGCAAAGATGTCACTGCGTTTGCAGCAGGATTTTTATCTTGTACATGTCATGGGCTCAGCATGAAATTCCCCAGTTGGACTCAAGtcacaagagaggtgcagtgcaGGCAGTTGCAGGATTAGCTTCCCACACATGCCCCAATAATGTGTCTCTGCCCGCACCTCTGAGATGAGCCAGGACTTCAGAACCAGGGTACTAGAGGCTAATGGCAAGGGCCAGTTGGGTGGTGGACTGTGGCGATGGAACCAGACTGAATCCCCCAAGTCATTCCACACAGAACTGGGTGGGAATGATATACACTAGATCCTGGTGGGAATTTTTCACCAAGACGTCTTTCCATCAGAAAACACTGGTTTGCCACAACTGAAATTTTTCACAGGAAAAGGTTGCTCTTGAAAATGTTTTGGACTGAAAAAACAAAGTTTCAAAATTGCCAAACTGTTTCATTTTGACCTGTACTAAATAAAAAAAGTCTAGTTTGCCAgctcaaaataactttgtttaaagttttaagataattatagtttttaaaaagtaaaaaaaaagagttacaatttaatcaaaataaataaattgacCTGAACCAAAATCTGTTTcaggatttttaatttttcaagtttgattattttttttttattatttttatttttggtccTTCTTGGGGATAGGAACATTTTTTGATAGCTCAGAAGTTTTCATGGACTAGGAAAACCTTATTGCTGGCCAGATCTACTATATACTAATAATTATTGATTAATGGAGCTGATAACAACAAGGACAACAAAAAATACAACTTTCCCTTCCTCCCAACAAACAATGGCCTTTtgatcaaatatttttttttatttgactgaaaacctctttttttgaggaataagaattcttgcacaaaaggggggtttttttgcacaaaacggacccatctacactgcttttttttgctcaaaaccctcttctgcaaaaagcagcggaagagaatatgcaaatgaagtaagagaaattgctaatgagtgcttcatttgcattgcctcttccacaaaaaagaggcagtgtataCGTAGCCTGTGTGTGCTAAGTTAACTATGCTGGCCAAGTgtcttagggtctgtctacaatGCATTCCTCTTCCacatcactcactttcaccaggctgggatagggatttggggtgcaggctctggtcttgagccaaggaatttggagtgtgcgaggggctctgggcttagcccagggtgaggaattggggtccaggagaggtttagggtgcaagttctgggaaggagtttgagcACAGGGACACTCACTtcaggggcagaaggttgggtgtaggaggaggttcagggcagggacagtcaaaaaacaaaaataacccactttgcaagtagtaaaagaagtaacaacaacccccacGTATgggttgggtcgggagatgagagtgCAGGACAGTgcatgtttgtgagaatgacagacacacacacagtgtatagtgacagatttgcactgccaagctccctccatccccttctctctgtgtggagatagggtacagaagtggggggaggagggacaccttgacatcagcatccccttgtccctcccacaccctgcacagcaagcaggaggctcccaggagcgcGCCTccgaggcagagggcaggagccagcTCTTGATAGCTCCCGGGctaaaccagtcaagatcacctgtcagaagctacaagatctatcagtagatcccgatcgactggttggtgaccactgctctatatgGACCAGCTCCTCAGAGTGCTGCTAGCTACTCTACctcacatggcagcagcaggcctgAAGTTGTAATCCTCATGCTGGCCTGTAGTGGGGTTGTTACACAGGCACCGGGCTAGTGCCATGGTCTGTTTGGGGGTGTCATTCACTACCCCACTTTGAGGGGAAAAGTTGGATTTATCAGCCTGGTTGTGTTTTCAGGAGAGAAGTGAAGGGTGGGTGAGGATGGGGACAGGCAGACTGTGCCTACGCCAGGTGGAAGAAAGACACGGAAGGATGATGGGAATTGAGATACAATCTACTGACTGACATGAGTCACATGGATTTGGCCTTTCAAGCTGAAAGGGTCCGAGTACAGTTCACCCTGGGTGACATCTTTCACACCGGGTCACAAAGCACTTAGCCCAGAGAGCCATACGCTAGAGGCAAAGGAAGATTTTCATGTGAAATCTACAGAGAGAATGAGACTCTGATGACACTTTGGGCTGGGACCCATTTACCTGGGGGTAGATTTGGCTCCAGTTGCTGTGGCACTTGGCGAATCAGCCTGGTCATTATATGGCTACTTCATTGCATTTAGAATATGGACGGGGCTCAATTAATTAAACAGGGAAATGGATGAATGGGCCACTCAGTGCAGCAAGCCTCCTCCTCCCATGTGTCTTGGATTAAATCAGTTTGTTTGATGCTGGTTCCACACTTTCATTgtgacacagattttttttttattatgtgcatgggagaggagagaagctgGAGCAGCTGAGTAGGGGGAGTTGGGGTTCTTAACATCTGGGGAGAGGTTAATTTGAAAGTGGGGGATAAACATATTAGCTGAAATAATCAGCAGTGAAACAGTTAACTGTCCTGACACTCAAGCCATCATTAGGCTTCAGAGTCAATGGCCAATTGAAATGAATAGGCTGCTGACACCACTATAAAATGGGAGCTGAGACCGCGGAGCATAAAGCCATAGCAAGAGAAACCCTCACAATATTCACAGTCCTGATGGTGggtcttattttcctttttccctCAGAGCCCAGCATGACTtctgccaggagcctgcatgtGAACACGCCCCTGCGGGACAGTGTCCCACTCTCCAAGGTGGCTGGCACCAGTGTCTACCTGAAGCTGGACAATGCTCAGCCCACAGGTTCCTTTAAGATCCGGGGCATTGGTCACCTCTGTAAAACGGTATGGACGCGGGGCGGTCGGAGGCAGTGGGAAGGGCACAATGATCAACTGGTGCAGAAAAAAGACTGCAGAGCAAAACTGGAATGTACAATTGCTAGGGTATGGGAGAGCACCGTAGTAAGATGGAATCCTTTTGCCGCGGGAGCAGCAAACCAGTTTGGCTGTTCCCTGCAGCAATCTTGTACACTGTAAGGAGGGAGCATTGGCACCCCTCTAACTCGGGATGACTAAGGTTAATCAGGCCTGGATTCCTGCTTCTACCTGGAATAGATTCTGGATGCAACTCCGGCTGAGGAGGAGAAGAACTTAGCCTGGATTTCTGTGTCTTCTTGGTGTAGACACTAGCTGATGTCTCTGCATCATCTGCATCTGACTGTATCAGCTCTGGGACCTACTATGGCAACCTCACAGAAGATACCTGATCTTGAGAGTCCACCTACCTCagatgggaggaggagggtgaaaattGCCAGGACGCTCCTTTTTGGAGCAGCTGGACTGGGAGGGTGGCTGCTGCTGGACTTTACTTCATTCTGGTGGCTTTGGCAGTGATGCAGGGACTCTGTGGATGGGGTCAATGAGAGGCATTAAAGGAGCCCCGTGGGGAAACTGACCTGAAATATTAAATGGGTGGAAGGGTCAAGGCTGCTAAGAGAACAGCAGCTCCCATGAGGTCAGGCTGTGGCCACGTTCGCTTCACTCACCCTTCCCTCTTGATTTGCCTCCACAGTGGGCAGAGAGAGGCTGTGAGCGCTTCGTTTGCTCCTCAGGTGAGATATACCAACCTggggccctggctcccagagGGGGCTGGCTGCTGTGTCACCCCCAAGCCAATACTCCCCAAAAACTCAGGGGTTCcagctcctcctcttgctcctggATGTAAATAATGACCACAAGGGTGCACAGGAACCCTAATCCaggctgcttcctgctggctggtgctgTATTTGTGGGACAGCTGGAAAAGGAAGAGAAGCACTAGTGATGGCGTTGGTGTGGATTGTGTAGGGGCGATGGGGCTTCTGACATCTTTGGTCATATAGCAAATGTGATGTGGAGTTCCTGTGATGTTACAACCTCCCCGCCTCAGTCTGTGCCACAAGATTCCACATCTCCTGAAACTCCTGAGAAGCCTCAAGCCTGGAGAAGGCTGAAGGAGAAGAGGGTGGATAGACACAATGCTTTGGGAGGCCCTGAAGGCAGCACTGTGACATCTCTTGCGGGGTGGAATACAGGAAACCAAAGGCCCAATGTGGTTGATTTCAGGTGGCAATGCTGGCCTGGCAGCTGCCTACTCTGCCAGGAAACTGGGTATCCCAGCCACAATCCTCGTGCCCACGTCCACGCCAGCTTTCACCATTGAGCGGCTGAAGGACGAGGGGGCCACCGTCTGCATTGTGGGAGAGGTAGGTATGTGGGTAGATCAGTCTGCCTGTCTGGTGTGAGAACCAGAATATCTTCCCCCACCATGACCCAGAGCCAGGACAGGAGAGCCCTGCAGAGCAGGCTGCCCCACTGGGTCTAAGGTTCATGGTTCTGACCACAAATGGCTCCCCTTGGGGAGGGGTGTCCAATAAAATGTCTCTTCTCTGCAGATGCTGGACGAGGCCATAGAACAAGCCAAGGAGCTGGTGAAGAACAACCCCGGCTGGGTCTATGTGCCCCCTTTCGATGACCCTCTCATCTGGTATGTGGCCTGAGTGAAGGCTGACACCAGAGGCTGGAAGGTTTCATTTTAGCCACTGCTGCctattaacatccctactagtcccagccaccagctgcacGTAGCCCCAACAAGGTCATTGCATGCTGCACACAAGGTGGTCCACTCTATGCAGACTGCATTAGCATGGCCACCATCTCTCAGTGCCCAAGCATGGGAGTGCTTACCAGCAGGGGCGGATGGGAGTGCCACGGGTCCCCAGGCAGTGAAATTTCACAGGGCCCCCCCTttcacacggcgcatgcgcggggcctggggcagctgccccactcaccctgccctaaatccgccgctgcttGCCAGAGAGAGAGCCCCCATGACTATTTATTACCCACTGCTCTGGCCCATGCTCTGCATGGTGCATCTCTAAAGTCAGTGCACCCACAGAAGCTGGTGCCACTAGCCTAGCAGGGGCACTCTGCATTGTACCTGGGCTGGGATCTCCATGGCTGTTCAGATAGGAGCTTCACAATTGCCACTGCACTGATGCCCCGCCTGCCCTAAAAACACAGCTGTGACTTGGGTGCTTTAGAAAGTTCTATAGTTGGGCAGGGTCCCCCCATCTTGAAAGTTATCTGGACTTTGGTCTGTTTGTCCACACAGTCCCTCACCTTCTAGTGCTTGCACCCAGGCCTGTTCTGAAGCGTCACCTGTCCCAAAGGCATGAGCCTGTAGCCTGAGCACTACAGAGCACAAAGACTGAAATTGTCTCAAGCTGCTAAACCAAAATATCCCAGGTTGTGGGGAACCCTGCTTCTTTGACACTGGTGTGAGCTCCCTGAACTCAATGGGATGACACTGGCAGCACTGAGCAGAATCAGGACCTGTATTTTCCAGGCTCTTTTATAGAGTATGGTCAGGACTCAGGTCACCTCTAGCCattacctcccctcccctgctccctcttgCTATCTCTCTGCAGGGAAGGCCACACATCCATAGTGAAGGAACTGAAGCAAAACTTGGACTCCAAGCCGGGGGCGCTGGCTCTGTCCGTGGGTGGTGGTGGGATGCTGTGTGGAGTGGTCCAAGGCCTCCGTGAGGTGGGCTGGGAGGATGTGCCTATCATTGCCATGGAGACCAAAGGGGCGCACAGCCTGAATGCTGCCATGGCTGCTGGGCAGCTGGTGACCCTGCCAGAGATCACCAGGTGAGTGACAGGAGCTGGGTGAATCAGGGCTCCTGGCCTGTGACTTGATAATCAAAGGAGCCAAGACTTGGGGTCGGCTAGGAAGAACGAAAGCTCAGGGGCTGATAGAAGAGAGACTTGTCCAGCAGCCTCATGATTCCCCCCAGGTCCGCTACTCTGCCACCTACATGCCTTGGATGTTATTGGCTTATTCCCCCTCCCACGGGGCACCTCCACCTAGCCCCTTCCTGTGCATAATCTAAAATAGCACAGTGATGCTCCT
Proteins encoded:
- the LOC102454795 gene encoding L-serine dehydratase/L-threonine deaminase, which translates into the protein MTSARSLHVNTPLRDSVPLSKVAGTSVYLKLDNAQPTGSFKIRGIGHLCKTWAERGCERFVCSSGGNAGLAAAYSARKLGIPATILVPTSTPAFTIERLKDEGATVCIVGEMLDEAIEQAKELVKNNPGWVYVPPFDDPLIWEGHTSIVKELKQNLDSKPGALALSVGGGGMLCGVVQGLREVGWEDVPIIAMETKGAHSLNAAMAAGQLVTLPEITSVAKTLGAKTVGVETLKLAQEHPVFSEVVTDQEAVLAIEKFVDDEKILVEPACGAALAAVYSGVMQRLQAEGKLSQALGSLVVIVCGGNNITLAQLRRLKEQLGIQNIMAA